In the genome of Xanthocytophaga agilis, one region contains:
- a CDS encoding lmo0937 family membrane protein translates to MRNLLYIVAVILLIGWLLGFFAFSLGGLIHILLVIAVIALILAVIRGAASV, encoded by the coding sequence ATGAGAAATTTATTGTATATCGTTGCCGTCATTTTATTGATTGGATGGCTTTTGGGATTTTTTGCATTTAGCCTGGGTGGATTAATCCATATTCTATTAGTAATTGCTGTAATCGCATTGATTCTGGCGGTTATTAGAGGTGCTGCCAGTGTGTAG
- a CDS encoding ATP-binding protein — protein MRLTSIIPGSQLESEILTEDAFQRIIGLSSTLIHIHEIPDVKILYVNKEITEILGYSLEDLETMNRSLSGLSDNLFPDNFSGIFEELPDVWLREGTIKHKNGGTRYLKTRYTILKKAHGTVTEILGYSEDITEEKVLVERLRQQELIMTQAEVSMKFGSWEWDISTNKVVWSKGLWEIFGQDIELFELSYDSFISLLDFRDQKRMTECIAKCMQDHNPYQIEHSIIRPDGERRILMGKGQPVFDEKGNPIKFLGSAADITELRNTTRQLMNSEALLKEAESIMGYGSWELCLDTGKMSWSKGMFQLHELPENNFPTISLDEYLHHFIRQEDRERIKNACFDAISNHQTFHIEAQLITASNQQRTVILHGRLGEDEGEFPRRIVGSINDITQLRTYEEELEAKIHELNHSNQELEQFAYIASHDLQEPLRKIRAFAEFLQQRLGSKLTEIEFDSLERMRESARRMQEMIQTLLEFSRIGRVQQPFDSIDLSHTLQKVLEDLDEKINDKQAVIHVGNLPVVKAVDAQMHQLFLNLIGNALKFNTAQPRISVSTILTLHSGTKKYWQISISDNGIGFEAEYAEQIFTLFRRLNARFEYSGTGIGLAICKRIVEGHGGVIWAESTPGNGATFTFTLPVFE, from the coding sequence ATGCGCCTCACTTCTATTATTCCTGGTTCTCAGCTCGAATCTGAAATTCTTACAGAAGATGCTTTCCAGAGAATTATAGGGCTTTCCTCCACACTTATCCATATTCATGAAATACCAGATGTAAAGATCCTTTATGTAAACAAAGAGATAACAGAAATCTTAGGATATAGTTTGGAGGATTTAGAGACAATGAACAGATCATTGTCCGGGCTTTCTGATAATCTTTTTCCTGATAATTTTTCAGGCATTTTTGAAGAACTACCAGATGTTTGGCTTAGAGAGGGGACTATAAAGCATAAAAATGGAGGAACAAGATATTTAAAGACAAGATATACGATCTTAAAGAAGGCACACGGAACTGTTACTGAGATTCTGGGGTATTCAGAAGATATTACAGAGGAAAAGGTTCTGGTAGAAAGACTCAGACAACAAGAGTTGATTATGACTCAGGCTGAAGTCTCAATGAAATTTGGTAGTTGGGAATGGGACATTTCTACTAATAAGGTTGTATGGTCTAAAGGATTATGGGAAATCTTTGGTCAGGATATAGAGTTGTTTGAATTAAGTTATGATTCGTTTATCAGCCTGTTAGATTTCAGGGATCAAAAACGAATGACTGAATGCATTGCAAAATGTATGCAGGATCACAATCCATATCAGATAGAACATTCTATAATCAGGCCAGATGGTGAACGGCGGATCTTGATGGGTAAAGGCCAGCCTGTTTTTGATGAGAAAGGAAATCCAATAAAGTTTCTTGGAAGTGCTGCTGATATAACAGAACTACGCAATACAACCCGTCAATTGATGAATAGTGAAGCTTTGTTGAAAGAAGCTGAGTCCATCATGGGATACGGTAGTTGGGAATTGTGTCTGGATACAGGAAAGATGAGCTGGTCAAAAGGAATGTTTCAATTACATGAATTACCAGAAAATAACTTTCCTACAATATCTCTTGATGAGTATCTGCATCATTTTATCAGACAAGAAGATAGAGAGCGTATTAAAAATGCTTGCTTTGATGCAATTTCCAATCATCAAACTTTTCATATTGAGGCACAACTGATTACTGCTTCAAATCAGCAACGAACTGTAATTTTGCATGGAAGGCTAGGAGAGGATGAAGGTGAATTTCCTCGCCGGATAGTTGGTAGTATAAATGATATTACACAATTACGTACATATGAAGAAGAGCTGGAAGCTAAGATTCACGAACTAAATCATTCAAATCAGGAGCTAGAGCAATTTGCTTATATAGCTTCACATGATTTACAGGAACCTCTACGTAAAATTAGGGCTTTTGCTGAGTTTCTCCAACAACGTCTTGGATCAAAACTTACAGAAATTGAATTTGATTCTCTGGAAAGGATGCGGGAGTCTGCCAGACGTATGCAGGAGATGATTCAGACTTTACTGGAGTTTTCACGAATTGGACGGGTTCAGCAACCCTTTGATTCTATAGATCTTTCTCATACTCTGCAAAAAGTCCTCGAGGATCTGGATGAAAAAATAAATGATAAACAGGCTGTCATCCATGTAGGAAATTTGCCCGTGGTTAAAGCGGTAGATGCACAAATGCACCAGTTATTTTTGAATCTGATTGGGAATGCATTGAAATTTAATACTGCACAGCCTAGAATATCTGTTTCTACCATCTTAACACTGCATTCAGGGACTAAGAAATATTGGCAAATATCTATATCTGACAATGGGATTGGATTTGAAGCTGAATATGCTGAACAAATTTTCACTTTATTCAGACGATTAAATGCCCGTTTTGAATATTCTGGAACAGGCATTGGTTTAGCTATTTGCAAAAGAATAGTTGAAGGGCACGGCGGAGTCATATGGGCAGAGAGTACTCCTGGTAATGGGGCTACTTTTACATTTACTTTGCCTGTATTTGAGTGA
- a CDS encoding sigma-54 dependent transcriptional regulator, whose translation MIKPSLLIIDDEVKLRSLLTRILELEGYTIWQASTVRQGLQELEKHTDVLLILTDVRLPDGDGIDLLQKVKSKYPDIEVIVMTAYGTISDGVKAMKLGAFDYITKGDQDEQMLLTIEKAVEKAQLRKKVSELESKVNTQSGFETIIGNAPAIANAINMARRVATADTSVLLEGETGTGKELFAQAIHQASTRKGKPFVAVNCSAFPKDLLESEMFGYRKGAFSGAVSDKKGLFEEADTGTLFLDEIGEMHTDLQSKLLRVLETQTFTKLGDTKPTKVNVRIVAATNRDLNKEAEKDHFRLDLYYRLSVFKILIPALRERKEDIPTLALHFCQYYALKTNKRIDSLAPEFIKQLMGYTWKGNIRELKNIIERAVILCDLDQLTEDLLPIEILSDKTDKTINHSETSISAIEKIHIQKILSVTGGNKPEAANLLGIGLTTLYRKMHEYGLE comes from the coding sequence ATGATAAAGCCATCCCTATTAATTATTGATGATGAAGTAAAGCTGAGATCGTTATTGACACGTATTCTTGAGCTTGAAGGATATACTATCTGGCAAGCATCTACTGTACGCCAGGGTTTACAAGAACTGGAAAAACACACAGACGTCTTACTGATTTTAACAGATGTTCGATTACCTGATGGAGATGGAATAGATCTGTTACAAAAAGTAAAATCAAAATATCCAGATATAGAAGTTATTGTAATGACTGCCTATGGTACAATTTCAGATGGAGTGAAGGCCATGAAACTAGGTGCATTTGATTATATCACAAAAGGTGATCAGGATGAACAAATGCTTCTCACCATAGAAAAGGCTGTGGAAAAGGCTCAGCTTAGAAAAAAAGTCTCAGAGTTAGAGAGTAAGGTGAATACGCAAAGTGGTTTTGAGACCATTATTGGCAATGCACCTGCTATAGCTAATGCAATTAATATGGCCAGAAGGGTCGCTACAGCTGATACTTCTGTTTTATTGGAAGGCGAAACTGGAACAGGAAAAGAATTATTTGCACAGGCCATTCATCAAGCTAGCACACGAAAGGGAAAACCCTTTGTAGCTGTTAATTGTAGTGCTTTTCCCAAAGACTTGCTGGAATCTGAGATGTTTGGCTACCGGAAAGGTGCCTTTAGTGGGGCTGTATCTGATAAAAAAGGTTTATTTGAAGAAGCAGATACTGGTACCTTATTTCTGGATGAAATTGGAGAAATGCATACAGATTTACAATCTAAACTTTTGCGGGTACTGGAAACACAGACATTTACCAAATTAGGCGATACCAAACCTACTAAAGTGAATGTTCGAATTGTGGCTGCAACAAATCGTGATCTCAATAAAGAAGCAGAAAAAGATCATTTTCGTTTGGATTTATATTATCGGTTATCGGTCTTTAAAATCCTGATTCCAGCCTTACGTGAACGTAAAGAGGATATTCCTACTCTAGCTTTACATTTCTGCCAGTATTATGCTTTAAAGACTAATAAAAGAATCGATTCCCTGGCCCCTGAATTTATCAAACAATTGATGGGATATACTTGGAAGGGAAATATACGTGAATTAAAAAATATCATTGAACGAGCTGTTATCCTTTGTGACTTGGATCAACTTACAGAAGATCTGCTACCTATTGAAATTCTGTCAGATAAAACAGATAAAACTATCAACCATTCTGAAACATCTATTTCTGCAATTGAGAAGATTCATATCCAGAAAATTTTGTCCGTAACAGGTGGTAACAAACCAGAAGCAGCTAATTTACTTGGTATAGGTCTTACTACACTTTACCGAAAGATGCACGAATATGGTTTAGAATAA
- the kdpA gene encoding potassium-transporting ATPase subunit KdpA, producing the protein MINELAGVVVIFAVIILTGYILGKYIAKVYAGEKSLLDFMSPLENVFYRLSGIDPTREMTLKQNLFALLTINLIWFLLGMLVLMTQAWLPLNPDGIPNMSPHLAFNTTISFIVNCNLQHYYGESGVSYFSQLFVLTFFQFVSAATGMAAFAILINGLRDRTTSDLGNFWNYFIKSITRILLPICVVLAIVFVINGMPATYEGKETIHTLEGATLPVYRGPVAAMLPIKHLGTNGGGYFGANSAHPLENPNYFTNSVELIAQMIIPVALVFALGFYLNRRKLSWMIFGVMTIGFLALAIPTMIAETQGNSAIAAMGINQSHGNMEGKEVRFGPVVSGFWSIATTVISTGSVNGMQDSLTPLSGLNALLAMMINAFYGGVGVGFENFFIYLIIAVFISGLMVGRTPEMLGKKIEAREVKIAMIVALLSPFLILVGTAMTAWFAANNAALVGYGGKESWLYNPGFHGFSDILYEFTSSNANNGSGFESLGDNTPWWNITTGFVLILGRYVPLIGPVVIGGLMARKKFIPESSGTLRIDTVTFGVMIMAVAVVITALSFFPALALGPLAEYFSM; encoded by the coding sequence ATGATAAATGAATTGGCAGGAGTTGTAGTCATTTTCGCTGTTATTATTTTGACAGGCTACATCCTGGGTAAATATATAGCCAAAGTTTATGCAGGAGAGAAATCTCTGCTGGACTTTATGTCTCCACTGGAAAATGTGTTCTATCGCCTGTCAGGTATTGATCCAACACGGGAAATGACTTTGAAGCAGAATTTGTTTGCCCTGCTTACAATCAATCTTATCTGGTTTTTACTAGGTATGCTGGTATTAATGACACAAGCGTGGTTACCTCTTAATCCGGATGGTATTCCGAATATGTCTCCTCATCTGGCTTTTAATACTACTATCAGTTTTATTGTTAACTGCAATCTACAACATTATTATGGCGAGTCAGGGGTATCATACTTTTCACAGTTGTTTGTTCTGACGTTTTTTCAGTTTGTTTCTGCTGCGACCGGTATGGCTGCTTTTGCCATTCTCATCAATGGGCTACGTGATCGGACAACAAGTGATCTGGGGAATTTTTGGAATTACTTTATAAAAAGCATTACCCGTATCCTGTTGCCTATTTGTGTTGTGCTGGCTATTGTCTTTGTGATTAATGGTATGCCTGCCACATATGAAGGAAAGGAAACCATTCATACACTAGAAGGAGCCACTTTACCTGTGTATAGAGGACCTGTAGCTGCTATGCTACCCATCAAACACCTGGGAACTAATGGGGGTGGTTACTTTGGAGCAAACTCTGCCCATCCATTGGAAAACCCCAATTATTTTACCAACTCTGTTGAGTTGATCGCACAAATGATCATCCCTGTGGCGTTGGTGTTTGCCCTGGGTTTTTACCTGAACAGACGAAAGCTTTCCTGGATGATATTTGGTGTGATGACGATAGGCTTCCTGGCACTGGCTATTCCGACAATGATTGCAGAAACACAAGGCAACTCTGCTATTGCAGCTATGGGAATTAACCAGTCTCATGGCAATATGGAGGGAAAAGAAGTGCGCTTTGGTCCCGTTGTTTCCGGATTCTGGTCTATCGCAACAACCGTAATCTCAACCGGATCCGTAAATGGTATGCAGGATAGTTTAACCCCTCTTTCTGGCTTGAATGCATTACTGGCAATGATGATCAATGCTTTTTATGGTGGAGTAGGTGTAGGCTTCGAAAACTTCTTCATCTACCTGATTATTGCAGTATTTATATCTGGTCTGATGGTTGGACGTACTCCTGAAATGCTTGGGAAGAAGATTGAAGCACGGGAAGTAAAGATTGCTATGATCGTAGCTTTGTTATCTCCATTTCTGATTCTGGTTGGTACAGCTATGACAGCTTGGTTTGCGGCAAATAACGCAGCTTTAGTAGGATATGGTGGCAAAGAATCCTGGTTGTACAATCCTGGCTTCCACGGATTTTCGGATATACTCTATGAATTTACTTCCTCTAATGCCAATAATGGTTCTGGTTTTGAAAGTCTTGGTGACAATACTCCCTGGTGGAATATTACTACGGGTTTTGTCCTGATCCTGGGGCGCTATGTACCATTGATCGGGCCTGTAGTTATAGGAGGATTGATGGCTCGCAAGAAATTTATTCCAGAATCATCAGGTACCTTACGTATTGACACGGTAACCTTTGGAGTAATGATTATGGCTGTTGCAGTAGTGATTACAGCACTTTCATTCTTTCCCGCACTGGCATTAGGACCTTTAGCAGAATATTTCTCTATGTAA
- a CDS encoding YihY/virulence factor BrkB family protein, translating to MHVKKFFQNFWTVLKGSFNAFINDNAMKLSASLSYYTVFSLAPLLIVVISLLGVFYGREAIQGRIYGQIDSVIGKSAALQIQEIIKNVQISGDSHMGAIIGIATLIFSATGVFIEIQDSINSVWSIKAKPKQGWFKFIQNRLLSFSLIITLGFLLLVSLIVSAFLDILSQQLERLFSDYTLYIAYALNYILIICVITALFAIIFKVLPDGNPRWKDTLIGAAFTAVLFTLGKFLISFYLGQSDVGSTYGAAGSIIVILLWVYYSSIILYFGAEFTKVYSQCFGTPIEPSKHAVFIVKEETEHSANEMKTINHENKKSSLLAEK from the coding sequence ATGCATGTAAAAAAATTTTTTCAAAACTTCTGGACAGTATTAAAAGGTAGCTTCAATGCTTTTATAAATGACAATGCGATGAAGCTTAGTGCCTCTTTATCTTACTATACAGTTTTCTCACTAGCTCCTCTGCTAATTGTTGTGATCTCACTCTTAGGGGTATTCTATGGAAGGGAAGCTATACAAGGTCGTATCTATGGTCAGATAGATTCGGTAATTGGTAAAAGTGCAGCATTGCAAATACAGGAAATAATTAAAAATGTACAGATATCCGGAGATAGTCATATGGGTGCTATCATAGGTATTGCGACATTAATATTCAGTGCGACTGGTGTATTTATTGAAATTCAGGATTCTATAAATTCTGTCTGGTCTATCAAGGCTAAACCCAAACAAGGGTGGTTTAAGTTTATTCAAAATCGCCTGTTATCCTTCTCTCTTATTATTACATTAGGCTTTTTACTTTTGGTATCTCTTATAGTCAGTGCTTTTTTAGATATTCTCAGCCAACAGTTAGAACGTCTATTCTCCGATTATACACTCTATATTGCATATGCTCTAAATTACATTCTTATAATCTGTGTCATTACAGCACTGTTTGCAATAATATTTAAAGTACTTCCGGATGGTAACCCTCGCTGGAAAGACACATTAATAGGTGCAGCATTTACAGCTGTATTATTTACATTAGGTAAATTTCTGATAAGTTTTTATCTCGGTCAATCTGATGTAGGTAGTACATATGGTGCGGCCGGTTCTATTATCGTAATTCTGTTATGGGTATATTACTCCTCTATTATTCTCTATTTTGGTGCAGAGTTTACAAAGGTTTACTCACAATGTTTTGGGACACCTATAGAGCCGTCTAAGCATGCAGTCTTTATTGTAAAAGAAGAAACAGAACATTCAGCAAATGAGATGAAGACCATTAATCATGAAAACAAAAAATCCTCACTTCTGGCTGAGAAATGA
- a CDS encoding PAS domain S-box protein: METIRVLLVDDDEDDYLLMKNYLSGIPDKSFTVSWAYRYQDAIQKIAEKNHDIYIYDFFLGAKNGLDLIRETKEIDEDAAIILLTGKGNSDIDRKATELGAMDYLIKSELDSEKVERSIRYSIERMSAIRALRESERKYRNIFDQSQDFIFLMDDKGTILDVNSAGSQILGYRREEFLEMQLQDLMEETAHKRQLNELLQNKKEVSEWEAVFLSKSQKKLYCLLSLGRPSNEDNSYYQGTLHDVTEKKRLERNATLAEKMAASGRLVRTMGHEIRNPLTNINLALDQLEAELVDDSFSLYTDIIKRNVNRVNGLITDLLNSLKPTEVRRTFYPVHQLLDETIDLAKDRAHLKKVTVVKQYEKTECDLNLDKSLVSIALLNIIINAIEAMSEDIGTLTIGTEITDTYCLTFIEDNGVGIKEEELQHLFEPYFTTKQDGMGLGLAATLNILQSHGATVDVESEVGIGTKFTIRFPRNENLN, translated from the coding sequence ATGGAAACTATCCGTGTGTTGTTAGTCGATGATGATGAAGATGATTATTTATTAATGAAAAATTATCTGAGTGGTATACCAGATAAAAGCTTTACAGTTAGCTGGGCTTATCGTTACCAGGATGCAATTCAGAAAATTGCAGAGAAAAATCATGACATTTATATCTACGATTTCTTTCTGGGTGCTAAAAACGGTCTGGATCTTATTCGAGAAACCAAAGAAATTGATGAAGATGCTGCTATTATACTACTGACAGGTAAAGGCAATTCGGATATTGACAGAAAAGCGACAGAACTTGGAGCTATGGACTATCTGATCAAGAGTGAATTAGATAGTGAGAAAGTTGAAAGAAGTATCCGGTATTCCATTGAACGTATGTCTGCAATTCGCGCGTTACGTGAAAGTGAGCGTAAATACCGTAATATCTTTGATCAGTCTCAGGATTTTATTTTTCTAATGGATGATAAAGGAACAATATTAGATGTCAACTCAGCGGGGAGCCAGATTCTAGGATATAGGAGAGAAGAGTTTTTGGAGATGCAACTTCAGGATCTAATGGAAGAAACTGCACATAAGCGACAACTAAACGAGTTGCTCCAGAATAAAAAAGAGGTAAGTGAGTGGGAAGCTGTTTTTCTATCCAAAAGTCAGAAAAAGCTTTATTGCCTTCTTTCGCTGGGCCGCCCGTCTAACGAGGATAACAGTTACTATCAGGGCACACTGCATGATGTAACTGAAAAGAAAAGACTGGAACGAAATGCTACTCTGGCTGAAAAAATGGCTGCCAGTGGACGTCTGGTACGTACAATGGGTCATGAAATTCGTAATCCTTTGACAAATATTAATCTGGCTTTGGACCAACTGGAAGCTGAGTTAGTGGATGACTCCTTTTCTTTGTATACGGATATTATCAAACGTAATGTGAATAGGGTAAATGGTCTGATTACTGATTTGTTGAATTCGCTGAAACCTACGGAAGTAAGGCGTACATTTTACCCTGTCCATCAACTATTGGATGAGACAATTGATCTGGCAAAAGATCGGGCTCATCTGAAGAAGGTAACTGTGGTGAAACAGTATGAAAAGACTGAGTGTGATTTAAATCTGGATAAATCACTGGTATCAATAGCTTTACTGAATATCATTATTAATGCTATTGAGGCAATGTCAGAAGATATAGGTACACTAACTATCGGAACAGAAATTACAGATACCTACTGTCTTACATTCATAGAAGATAATGGAGTGGGTATAAAAGAGGAAGAACTGCAACACCTGTTTGAACCTTACTTTACAACAAAACAGGATGGTATGGGGCTTGGGCTTGCAGCAACACTGAATATTCTCCAATCACATGGAGCAACAGTAGATGTAGAGTCTGAAGTAGGTATAGGTACCAAATTTACTATCCGTTTTCCGAGAAATGAAAACCTGAATTAA
- a CDS encoding sigma-54 dependent transcriptional regulator, with amino-acid sequence MSKILVIDDDLDICLLLKRFLTKHQFDVQVANNGKDSLQILQEFKPDLVLTDFKLGDMTGGEILTKIKEKYPHVPVIVITGYSDIKIAVDVMRLGAFDYVTKPLFPDEILLTVRKALEDSQDKTTQQTVAPVVEVGKTEVNGDSLAESTKKGKTFRFNSEYIFGNDPASKELYRQIDLVAPTNYSVIIYGESGSGKEAIAREIHKRSKRRDQPFVAMDCGAIPRDLANSELFGHEKGSFTGALTTKIGHFEQANGGTLFLDEVANLSYDVQVSLLRVVQERRVKRIGSTKEIPLDVRIVVASNEKLMDAFRQGKFREDLFYRFNEFSIDVPPLRDRKEDVMTFANHFLLNTNAELGKNVKGFSDDVIAYFMKYPWPGNLRELKNVIKRATLLTDGDYIEAITLPFEISNYSKLQFIDDSPASLPIPEIDIHPEVNSVNALSRKNSLKDVAHGAEYEMILNVLKQVNFNKSKAAKILDIDRKTLYNKLKIYNL; translated from the coding sequence ATGAGCAAAATTCTGGTAATTGATGATGATTTAGACATTTGTTTGTTATTAAAACGTTTTCTGACGAAACACCAGTTCGATGTGCAGGTAGCAAACAATGGAAAAGATAGTCTTCAAATTTTGCAAGAATTTAAACCGGATCTGGTGTTAACAGATTTTAAACTGGGTGACATGACTGGTGGGGAAATCTTAACAAAGATTAAAGAAAAATATCCACATGTTCCTGTTATTGTTATTACAGGATATTCTGATATCAAGATAGCAGTTGATGTCATGCGTTTAGGCGCATTTGACTATGTGACCAAACCTCTTTTTCCGGATGAAATTCTGCTGACTGTGCGAAAAGCACTGGAAGACTCGCAAGACAAAACAACTCAGCAAACTGTTGCTCCTGTTGTAGAAGTTGGTAAAACGGAAGTCAATGGAGATAGTCTTGCTGAAAGTACCAAAAAGGGCAAAACTTTTCGCTTTAATAGTGAATATATTTTTGGGAATGATCCTGCCTCCAAGGAGCTTTACAGACAAATAGATCTGGTAGCTCCGACTAATTATAGTGTTATTATTTATGGTGAAAGTGGTTCAGGAAAAGAAGCTATCGCACGTGAGATACACAAGCGAAGTAAAAGACGTGATCAGCCCTTTGTAGCTATGGATTGTGGTGCTATTCCCCGAGATCTGGCTAATAGCGAATTATTTGGTCATGAAAAAGGGTCATTTACCGGTGCCTTAACTACTAAAATAGGACACTTTGAACAGGCAAATGGAGGGACATTATTTTTGGATGAGGTAGCGAATCTATCCTATGACGTACAAGTATCCCTATTACGTGTTGTACAGGAACGACGGGTAAAGCGTATTGGTAGTACTAAAGAGATACCATTAGATGTTCGCATCGTAGTAGCTAGTAACGAAAAATTGATGGATGCTTTTCGCCAAGGAAAATTCAGAGAAGATTTGTTCTACCGCTTTAATGAATTTAGTATTGATGTTCCTCCCTTGCGGGATCGAAAGGAAGATGTAATGACATTTGCGAATCATTTTCTGTTAAATACCAATGCTGAATTAGGTAAAAATGTCAAAGGTTTTAGTGATGATGTGATTGCTTATTTTATGAAATATCCTTGGCCAGGTAATTTGAGGGAGTTGAAAAATGTAATCAAACGGGCTACGCTTCTCACAGATGGGGATTATATTGAAGCTATAACTTTGCCTTTTGAGATTTCCAATTATTCAAAGCTGCAATTTATTGATGATAGCCCCGCTAGTTTACCAATACCTGAAATAGATATACATCCTGAAGTTAATTCTGTAAATGCATTATCCCGAAAAAATAGTTTGAAGGATGTTGCACATGGAGCAGAATATGAAATGATTCTCAATGTATTGAAACAGGTAAACTTTAACAAAAGTAAGGCTGCTAAAATCCTGGATATTGATCGGAAAACATTGTACAATAAATTAAAGATATACAATCTATAA
- the kdpF gene encoding K(+)-transporting ATPase subunit F, translating to MIALLIISIVVFGYLCYVLIKPEKF from the coding sequence ATGATTGCCTTACTAATTATTTCTATTGTGGTTTTTGGGTATCTGTGTTATGTGCTCATCAAGCCTGAAAAATTCTGA
- the rpoN gene encoding RNA polymerase factor sigma-54: MLKQTQVQKQGLRIAPTHIQMLNLLHLSTDELVQQIQKELEENPALEEGATVAEETESDVVTDEFETDDMYEDTPVTEELYDWDSLVEDDLPNYKTQVNNYTDQEEYSRPIPQAKSFREELKDQIHFLPLTERQQQIAEFILDSIDDDGYLRYSSEDLADDISFSLNVFINEEEIESIRKLIQHLDPPGIGARDLQECLLLQLSRRETDENVLLACTIVEDYMHEIETGNYDRIVRLLGLDYERMQEVLKLISSLQPKPIYSDAATASVNEYIVPDFILQYENGSIRVILNSKNAPELRLSRAMLDIAQGKAKTDKSTYQFVKNKVDSARWFIDAIQQRENTMLSTMNAILQLQYDYFVSGEIVDLKPMILKDIADMIGMDISTISRVTSTRYVQTPFGIIPLKQLFTEKTIREDGEEVSTMEVKEMIADIIENEDKNHTLSDKEIVDLLVSRGYSIARRTVVKYRDQLNIPSAKLRKWTDVGKHKLRI; encoded by the coding sequence ATGCTTAAGCAAACTCAAGTTCAGAAACAAGGACTTCGCATTGCTCCTACACACATACAAATGCTAAATCTTTTGCATCTGTCAACTGATGAACTTGTTCAGCAGATCCAAAAAGAACTGGAAGAGAATCCAGCTTTGGAGGAAGGTGCCACTGTAGCAGAAGAAACAGAAAGTGATGTGGTAACAGATGAATTTGAAACTGATGACATGTATGAAGATACACCTGTAACTGAAGAATTGTATGACTGGGATAGTTTGGTAGAGGATGATTTACCTAATTATAAAACTCAGGTTAATAACTATACAGACCAGGAAGAATATTCTCGCCCTATACCTCAAGCAAAATCCTTCAGAGAAGAACTAAAAGATCAGATACATTTTCTACCTTTAACAGAAAGACAACAACAGATTGCAGAGTTTATTCTTGATTCTATTGATGATGATGGGTATTTGCGTTATTCTTCTGAAGATCTTGCCGATGACATCTCATTTTCGTTAAATGTTTTTATTAATGAAGAAGAAATAGAGTCTATACGCAAACTCATTCAACATCTAGACCCTCCGGGAATAGGTGCACGTGACTTACAGGAATGTCTTCTTCTCCAATTATCCAGACGTGAAACGGACGAAAATGTACTTCTGGCCTGCACAATCGTAGAGGACTATATGCATGAAATCGAAACTGGTAATTACGACAGAATTGTACGCTTACTAGGGTTAGATTATGAACGGATGCAAGAAGTTCTTAAACTTATTTCCTCTTTGCAGCCCAAGCCTATCTATAGTGATGCTGCGACTGCTTCAGTAAATGAATATATTGTGCCTGATTTTATCCTGCAGTACGAAAACGGTTCAATACGGGTGATTCTTAATAGTAAAAATGCCCCAGAACTTCGATTAAGCAGAGCAATGCTGGATATTGCTCAAGGAAAAGCCAAAACAGATAAAAGCACCTACCAATTTGTTAAAAATAAAGTTGATTCAGCCAGATGGTTCATTGATGCCATTCAGCAACGTGAAAATACAATGCTGAGTACAATGAACGCCATTTTGCAACTGCAATATGATTACTTTGTATCTGGCGAAATTGTTGACCTGAAACCTATGATTCTAAAAGACATTGCAGACATGATAGGTATGGATATCTCAACTATTTCAAGGGTTACCAGTACAAGATATGTACAAACTCCATTTGGAATAATTCCTCTTAAACAATTATTTACAGAAAAAACAATCCGTGAAGATGGTGAAGAGGTCTCCACTATGGAAGTTAAGGAAATGATCGCAGACATAATTGAAAACGAAGATAAGAATCATACTCTTTCTGATAAAGAGATTGTTGACCTATTGGTTTCCCGTGGCTATTCTATCGCCCGCCGGACAGTAGTGAAATACCGTGATCAGCTGAATATTCCTTCTGCGAAATTAAGAAAATGGACTGATGTAGGTAAACACAAATTGAGAATATAA